From a region of the Neobacillus niacini genome:
- the hepT gene encoding heptaprenyl diphosphate synthase component II — protein sequence MKLKMMYSFLNSDINTIEKKLEETIQADSLLLKRASLHTLQAGGKRIRPVFVLLAGKFGRYEINVMKNVAVALELIHMASLVHDDVIDDADLRRGQPTVKAKWDNKTAMYTGDFIFALSLELMSDINKPLAHKILANTIVEVTVGEIQQIKDKYRFDQNLRDYLRRIKRKTALLISASCQLGAIAADVDESIHKKLYLFGYYVGMAFQITDDILDFTSSEEELGKPAGSDLLQGNITAPALYAMENETIRHEIEKVHQNIEPAQIQRIITLIKESGAIEKSIALSDMYLDKALRVLEDLPTNKAKKTLRDIAKFIGRRKY from the coding sequence ATGAAATTAAAGATGATGTATTCATTTTTGAATTCAGATATTAATACAATTGAAAAAAAGTTGGAAGAGACCATCCAAGCGGATTCTCTTCTTTTGAAACGGGCTTCTTTGCATACCTTGCAGGCAGGTGGGAAAAGAATTCGGCCTGTTTTTGTTTTATTGGCGGGTAAGTTTGGACGCTACGAAATTAATGTGATGAAAAACGTTGCAGTTGCTCTAGAACTCATTCATATGGCTTCCCTTGTTCATGATGATGTAATTGACGATGCAGATTTACGAAGAGGGCAGCCTACTGTTAAGGCAAAATGGGACAACAAAACGGCGATGTATACGGGCGATTTTATCTTTGCACTTTCGCTTGAGTTGATGAGTGATATTAATAAGCCTTTAGCTCATAAGATATTAGCTAATACGATTGTTGAAGTAACGGTTGGGGAGATTCAACAAATAAAAGATAAGTATCGTTTTGATCAAAATCTCAGGGATTATTTACGAAGAATCAAAAGAAAAACAGCGTTGCTAATCTCCGCAAGTTGTCAGTTGGGTGCGATTGCTGCTGATGTGGATGAATCGATTCATAAAAAACTGTATCTATTTGGTTATTATGTCGGAATGGCATTCCAAATTACAGATGACATTTTGGATTTCACCTCTTCCGAAGAGGAACTTGGTAAGCCTGCAGGCAGTGATTTGCTTCAAGGAAATATTACGGCGCCTGCTCTTTATGCAATGGAAAACGAAACAATTCGACACGAAATTGAAAAGGTTCATCAGAATATCGAACCAGCTCAAATACAAAGGATTATCACACTTATTAAAGAGTCTGGTGCAATTGAAAAGTCTATCGCATTAAGTGATATGTATCTAGATAAGGCTCTGAGGGTGCTAGAAGATCTTCCGACAAATAAAGCCAAAAAAACACTACGGGATATCGCAAAATTTATTGGACGGCGTAAATATTAG
- the ndk gene encoding nucleoside-diphosphate kinase has translation MEKTFLMVKPDGVQRNLIGEIVARFEKKGFQLVGAKLMSIPTELAEEHYGEHKERPFFGELVDFITSGPVFAMVWQGENVIATARQMMGSTNPKDAAPGTIRGDFGLTVGKNVIHGSDSPVSAEREIGLFFKDGGVVEYSKLVNEWIY, from the coding sequence ATGGAAAAAACATTTTTAATGGTGAAGCCTGATGGTGTACAGCGTAATTTAATCGGAGAAATCGTTGCTCGATTTGAAAAAAAGGGCTTCCAATTAGTTGGCGCTAAATTAATGAGCATCCCGACTGAACTTGCCGAGGAGCACTATGGTGAGCATAAAGAACGTCCATTCTTTGGTGAATTAGTCGACTTCATTACATCTGGTCCTGTTTTTGCTATGGTTTGGCAAGGTGAAAATGTGATTGCTACTGCACGTCAAATGATGGGCTCTACTAATCCTAAAGATGCAGCACCAGGAACAATCCGCGGCGATTTCGGCTTAACTGTTGGTAAGAATGTTATTCACGGTTCGGATTCACCTGTAAGTGCAGAGCGTGAAATTGGATTGTTTTTTAAAGATGGCGGAGTTGTAGAATACTCAAAACTAGTTAACGAATGGATTTACTAA
- the aroC gene encoding chorismate synthase produces MRYLTAGESHGPQLTTILEGLPAGMPLVAEDINTELARRQQGYGRGRRMQIEKDTVEILSGVRHGQTLGSPIALVVKNNDWKHWTKIMGADPLEEGQEDEVKRKITRPRPGHADLNGAIKYGHRDMRNVLERSSARETTVRVAAGAVAKQLLALVGVTLVSHVVEIGGIKASADSSLSMEELKQRTELSPVRCADPEVEQAMMDAIDNAKKNGDSIGGVVEVIAAGMPAGVGSYVQYDRKLDSKLAAAIVSINAFKGVEFGIGFEAARKPGSEVHDEIIWDQENGYTRKTNRLGGFEGGMTTGMPIVVRGVMKPIPTLYKPLMSVDIDSKEPFSASVERSDSCAVPAAAVVAENVVAWELANSLIEQFNSDRFDTFAAEIKRQREYAREF; encoded by the coding sequence ATGAGATATTTAACAGCTGGAGAATCACACGGCCCACAATTAACGACAATACTAGAGGGACTTCCAGCAGGAATGCCATTAGTAGCTGAAGATATAAATACTGAGCTTGCAAGGCGGCAGCAGGGGTATGGCCGCGGCAGAAGAATGCAGATCGAAAAAGATACTGTCGAAATTTTATCAGGAGTTCGACATGGACAAACACTTGGATCTCCGATTGCTCTAGTAGTAAAGAACAATGACTGGAAGCATTGGACAAAAATTATGGGAGCAGATCCATTAGAAGAGGGACAAGAGGATGAAGTAAAACGTAAAATAACCCGGCCAAGACCTGGACATGCAGATTTGAATGGAGCAATAAAATACGGGCATAGGGATATGAGAAATGTCCTAGAGCGTTCATCTGCCCGGGAAACAACTGTAAGAGTAGCAGCAGGTGCTGTTGCGAAGCAGCTTTTAGCTTTAGTCGGCGTTACACTCGTTTCTCATGTCGTTGAGATTGGCGGTATAAAGGCAAGTGCTGACTCTAGTTTATCGATGGAAGAATTAAAACAAAGAACAGAGCTCTCACCTGTACGCTGTGCAGACCCAGAAGTAGAACAGGCCATGATGGATGCAATAGACAATGCTAAGAAGAATGGAGATTCAATCGGCGGCGTTGTTGAAGTAATCGCAGCAGGTATGCCTGCTGGGGTAGGCAGCTATGTGCAGTATGATAGAAAATTAGACTCAAAGCTGGCAGCAGCGATTGTGAGTATCAATGCATTCAAAGGAGTAGAGTTTGGCATCGGCTTTGAGGCAGCGAGAAAGCCAGGAAGTGAAGTACATGATGAGATCATTTGGGATCAAGAAAATGGTTATACTCGCAAAACAAATCGTCTAGGCGGTTTTGAAGGCGGTATGACTACGGGGATGCCAATTGTCGTGCGCGGGGTTATGAAGCCAATTCCAACCCTTTATAAGCCTCTTATGAGCGTTGATATCGATTCAAAGGAGCCATTTTCCGCAAGTGTTGAACGTTCAGACAGCTGTGCTGTTCCTGCAGCAGCAGTAGTGGCAGAAAATGTTGTTGCATGGGAACTTGCTAATTCTCTCATAGAACAATTTAATAGTGATCGCTTCGATACATTCGCAGCCGAAATTAAGCGTCAGCGTGAATACGCGAGGGAATTTTAA
- the aroB gene encoding 3-dehydroquinate synthase, whose protein sequence is METIQIQTSSKSYNVFVGEGVRTEISNFLNNHFANVTRILIITDETVEKIHLDKLIPILSEWKPVIFTAPSGEKAKTFEVYYEALSMALENRLDRKSVILALGGGAVGDLSGFVAASFMRGIPFIQIPTTILAHDSAVGGKVAINHPLGKNMIGAFHQPEAVFYDLEMLNTLPEQEIRSGFAEVIKHALIYDADFYQWLKTEIHHLNALTSEQLFESLTKGIQIKNEFVSKDEKETGIRAFLNFGHTLGHAIESEMGYGNFTHGEAVMIGMIFALKLSNEVSGLSFKTDEFISWVQGLGYQTEIPEQLSPERLLLKMKQDKKSFGGSVKFVLLEQIGQPKLQELSDEFLLARIKNM, encoded by the coding sequence ATGGAGACGATTCAAATTCAAACGAGCTCCAAAAGCTATAATGTGTTTGTTGGCGAAGGTGTAAGAACTGAAATAAGCAATTTTTTGAATAATCATTTTGCAAATGTGACTAGAATACTAATTATTACAGATGAAACAGTTGAGAAAATACATCTGGATAAACTAATACCGATCTTGTCTGAATGGAAACCAGTTATTTTTACTGCTCCTAGTGGTGAGAAGGCAAAAACATTCGAGGTATACTATGAAGCCTTATCCATGGCATTAGAAAACCGACTGGACCGTAAATCTGTTATTCTCGCACTTGGTGGTGGTGCAGTAGGGGACTTATCAGGTTTTGTTGCAGCATCTTTTATGAGGGGAATACCATTTATCCAAATTCCAACAACCATTCTTGCGCATGATAGTGCAGTTGGGGGAAAAGTGGCCATTAATCATCCTCTAGGAAAAAATATGATTGGGGCTTTCCATCAGCCAGAGGCCGTCTTTTATGATCTTGAAATGCTCAATACGCTCCCTGAGCAAGAAATTCGTTCTGGTTTTGCAGAGGTTATTAAACATGCCCTCATTTATGATGCTGACTTTTATCAATGGTTAAAGACAGAAATCCATCATCTAAATGCCTTAACCTCTGAACAATTATTTGAATCACTTACAAAAGGGATTCAAATCAAAAATGAATTTGTGTCTAAGGATGAAAAAGAGACGGGTATCCGTGCTTTCTTAAATTTTGGCCATACACTTGGACATGCGATTGAATCAGAAATGGGTTACGGTAATTTCACACACGGTGAAGCAGTAATGATTGGAATGATTTTCGCTTTAAAGCTTAGCAATGAGGTTTCAGGGCTATCCTTTAAAACGGATGAATTTATTTCATGGGTTCAAGGACTTGGGTATCAAACAGAGATACCAGAGCAACTTTCGCCTGAGCGTTTGCTATTAAAAATGAAGCAGGATAAAAAGTCATTTGGTGGATCAGTAAAATTTGTCTTATTGGAGCAAATTGGGCAGCCAAAACTTCAAGAGCTTTCGGATGAATTTTTATTAGCACGTATCAAGAATATGTAA
- the aroH gene encoding chorismate mutase — MIRGVRGAITVDCNSEEVIISATEELLKQVIEGNNILPEQVASVFISTTDDLNAAFPARALRKFPGWTYVPVMCMRELAVPNALPLCVRVMLHVNTAVPQEEIVHVYLGGAKVLRPDLGNTLTK; from the coding sequence ATGATTAGAGGGGTGAGGGGTGCAATCACCGTTGATTGCAATTCCGAAGAAGTAATCATATCAGCAACAGAAGAGCTTTTAAAACAAGTAATCGAAGGAAACAATATCCTTCCAGAACAGGTTGCTTCTGTTTTTATTTCAACTACGGATGACCTAAACGCAGCTTTCCCAGCAAGAGCACTGCGTAAATTTCCTGGCTGGACCTACGTACCGGTTATGTGTATGAGAGAATTGGCAGTCCCAAATGCTCTTCCGTTATGTGTAAGAGTTATGCTGCATGTAAATACGGCCGTACCACAGGAAGAGATTGTTCATGTTTATTTAGGAGGGGCTAAGGTTTTACGCCCTGATTTAGGCAATACCCTGACTAAGTAA
- the hisC gene encoding histidinol-phosphate transaminase: protein MRWKKQLLTLTPYQPGKSIESVKKQYKLDQIVKLASNENPFGCSSKVHSALQSQQPGFAIYPDGYATSLRESVASFLKVNQDELIFGNGSDNIIQIISRSLLHPGANTVMATPSFSQYKHNAVIEGAEIREIPLLDGQHDLEKMYAAIDDHTNVVWVCSPNNPTGTYVSKNNLITFLDKVPAHVLVVLDEAYYEYVFADDYYDSIELTQTYSNLIVLRTFSKIYGLASLRVGYGVANRSIIQALEPAREPFNVNSFGQVAAQAALSDQEFVQDCKEKNRQGLTQFYEFCERHNLSYYPSQTNFVLIDIKADANQGFQYLLEKGYIVRSGKALGFPTSLRITVGSSDQNEGVLNALGEFLTKQNTEKLSKN, encoded by the coding sequence ATGAGATGGAAAAAGCAGTTATTAACACTGACTCCATATCAGCCGGGAAAATCAATTGAGTCAGTTAAGAAACAATACAAATTAGATCAGATTGTAAAACTTGCATCGAATGAAAATCCATTTGGATGTTCAAGTAAAGTGCATTCTGCTCTGCAAAGTCAGCAGCCAGGGTTTGCTATTTATCCAGATGGGTATGCGACGAGCTTAAGAGAATCAGTAGCTTCCTTTTTAAAGGTCAACCAAGATGAACTGATATTTGGTAATGGGTCAGATAATATTATTCAAATCATCTCAAGGTCATTGCTCCACCCGGGTGCAAATACTGTGATGGCTACACCTTCCTTCTCTCAATATAAACATAACGCAGTGATAGAGGGAGCGGAGATTAGGGAAATCCCATTACTTGATGGCCAGCATGATTTAGAAAAAATGTATGCTGCGATTGATGATCATACCAATGTTGTCTGGGTTTGCAGTCCTAATAATCCGACTGGTACATACGTCTCAAAAAACAATTTAATTACATTTTTAGATAAAGTACCAGCACATGTTTTAGTGGTGTTGGATGAAGCTTACTATGAATACGTATTTGCAGATGATTATTATGACTCAATTGAATTAACTCAGACATATTCAAATTTAATTGTATTACGAACTTTCTCAAAAATTTACGGTCTTGCCTCTCTAAGGGTTGGCTATGGTGTTGCAAATCGTTCAATTATTCAAGCTTTGGAACCTGCTAGAGAACCTTTTAATGTTAATTCATTTGGCCAGGTGGCAGCTCAAGCTGCACTTTCCGACCAAGAGTTTGTCCAAGATTGTAAAGAGAAAAACAGACAAGGCTTGACTCAATTCTATGAATTCTGCGAAAGACACAATTTGAGCTATTATCCATCTCAAACTAATTTTGTTTTAATAGATATCAAGGCCGATGCCAATCAAGGGTTTCAATATTTATTAGAAAAAGGCTATATCGTTAGATCCGGTAAAGCTTTAGGATTCCCTACTTCATTAAGAATCACAGTGGGCTCTTCTGACCAAAATGAAGGTGTACTAAATGCATTAGGAGAATTCTTGACTAAACAAAATACAGAGAAGCTCAGTAAAAACTAG
- a CDS encoding prephenate dehydrogenase produces the protein MKGRVFVIGLGLIGGSLALCIKKEHKDAIIMGYDIHPEQARLGKMLGVIDEVADDIVEGAKTADLIIISAPVIETETIIQLLSEQSLNPEVIITDTGSTKSKIVANAASLKKKGYTFIGGHPMAGSHKSGVSAAKEILFENAFYLFTPEDHIENLKLERLKEWLKGTNAKFLTVTPDNHDYLTGIVSHFPHIIAASIVRQTERLAEGESLIPRLAAGGFRDITRIASSSPEMWKDILLHNREVLIELIDKWKEEMDWVKVLLEQENSEGIFSYFQQAKQYRDGLPVREKGAIPAFYDLFVDVPDYPGVISEVTGYLAKENISITNIRILETREDEIYGVLVISFQTEEDRRRAERCIHTCSSYATSIGT, from the coding sequence ATGAAAGGCCGAGTTTTTGTTATTGGGCTTGGGTTAATTGGCGGTTCTTTAGCTTTATGTATTAAGAAAGAACATAAAGATGCTATCATAATGGGCTATGATATTCATCCTGAACAAGCTAGACTTGGAAAAATGCTAGGTGTTATTGATGAAGTAGCTGACGATATCGTTGAAGGTGCTAAAACCGCTGATTTAATTATTATTTCCGCACCAGTAATCGAGACGGAAACGATTATTCAATTATTATCAGAACAATCGTTAAATCCAGAGGTAATTATTACGGACACCGGAAGTACAAAAAGTAAAATTGTCGCCAATGCTGCAAGTTTAAAGAAAAAAGGATACACCTTTATCGGGGGACATCCGATGGCTGGTTCCCATAAAAGCGGTGTATCTGCTGCAAAAGAGATTCTATTTGAAAATGCCTTTTATCTATTTACGCCAGAGGATCATATTGAAAACTTGAAGCTGGAAAGATTAAAGGAATGGCTTAAAGGTACAAATGCGAAATTTTTAACTGTGACTCCTGATAACCATGATTATTTAACGGGAATTGTTAGTCATTTCCCTCATATCATTGCGGCATCGATTGTCCGCCAAACAGAAAGGTTAGCGGAAGGTGAAAGTCTTATCCCGCGTTTAGCTGCAGGAGGGTTTAGAGATATTACTAGAATTGCTTCGAGCAGCCCGGAAATGTGGAAGGATATATTACTGCATAATCGTGAGGTTTTGATCGAGTTAATCGATAAATGGAAGGAAGAAATGGATTGGGTAAAGGTGTTGCTTGAGCAAGAAAATAGTGAGGGGATTTTCAGCTATTTTCAGCAGGCAAAGCAGTACCGTGATGGTCTCCCGGTTAGAGAAAAGGGAGCTATTCCTGCATTTTACGATTTATTTGTGGACGTTCCAGATTACCCAGGTGTTATTTCAGAGGTTACAGGATACTTAGCAAAAGAAAATATTAGTATTACAAACATCCGCATACTAGAAACTAGAGAAGACGAAATTTATGGAGTACTTGTCATTAGTTTTCAAACAGAAGAGGACCGCAGGCGGGCAGAAAGATGTATTCATACCTGTTCTAGCTATGCTACCTCGATTGGAACATAA
- the aroA gene encoding 3-phosphoshikimate 1-carboxyvinyltransferase: MELIALKPTLNGLKGSIEIPGDKSISHRSVMFGSIAQGVTRVTNFLPGDDCLSTISCFRKLGVVIEENEEGLTIYGNGFDGLQEPNELLDVGNSGTTIRLLLGILAGRPFFSSLIGDQSIGKRPMTRVTEPLRTMGAKIDGRKNGEFTPLSIRGGKLNPINYNMPVASAQVKSALILAGLQAEGETTIIEKAESRDHTERMIRKFGGEVGKDNRKITVKGGQKLIASDVLVPGDISSAAFFLVAGAIVEGSEILLKNVGLNPTRTGIIEIMNQMGANLEIHNNDENSFEPAGDITIKTSRLRGTVVEGDVIPRLIDEIPIIALLATQAEGTTIIKDASELKVKETNRIDTVVRELTKLGASIEATDDGMIIHGGTALRGGKVSSHGDHRIGMMLAIASLICKDQVELEDPEAISVSYPNFFNHLNSLKN; encoded by the coding sequence ATGGAATTAATAGCATTAAAGCCAACATTGAATGGTTTAAAGGGCAGTATAGAAATACCTGGAGATAAATCAATTTCACATCGTTCTGTTATGTTTGGTTCTATTGCCCAAGGTGTAACAAGGGTAACAAACTTCCTGCCGGGCGATGATTGTTTAAGTACCATTTCTTGTTTCCGAAAGTTAGGAGTCGTAATTGAAGAAAATGAAGAAGGTCTAACGATTTACGGGAATGGATTTGATGGTTTACAAGAACCTAATGAACTATTGGATGTCGGAAATTCCGGAACAACCATTCGACTATTATTAGGAATTTTAGCGGGAAGACCATTCTTCTCATCACTAATTGGTGATCAGTCAATTGGAAAAAGACCTATGACTAGGGTAACGGAGCCTTTAAGAACGATGGGGGCGAAGATTGACGGCAGAAAAAATGGAGAATTTACTCCACTTAGTATTCGTGGTGGAAAATTAAATCCTATTAACTATAACATGCCAGTAGCAAGTGCTCAGGTAAAATCCGCTTTAATCCTTGCTGGCCTTCAAGCTGAGGGAGAAACGACTATAATTGAAAAAGCTGAATCACGTGATCATACAGAAAGAATGATTCGTAAATTTGGCGGGGAAGTCGGGAAGGATAATCGAAAAATTACGGTAAAAGGAGGTCAAAAGCTTATTGCTTCTGACGTTCTTGTACCCGGAGATATTTCGTCTGCCGCGTTTTTCCTTGTTGCAGGTGCAATTGTGGAAGGTAGTGAAATTCTCTTAAAAAATGTGGGTCTAAATCCGACTAGAACGGGTATCATTGAGATTATGAATCAAATGGGAGCTAATTTAGAAATTCATAACAATGATGAAAATTCCTTTGAACCAGCTGGTGATATTACCATTAAAACTTCAAGGCTAAGAGGTACTGTTGTTGAGGGGGATGTTATTCCGAGATTAATTGATGAAATTCCAATCATTGCCTTATTAGCGACACAAGCTGAAGGAACAACAATCATTAAAGATGCATCGGAGCTTAAAGTCAAAGAAACAAACCGAATTGATACCGTCGTCCGAGAATTAACAAAGCTGGGTGCTTCCATAGAAGCAACTGATGATGGAATGATTATTCATGGCGGTACTGCCCTTAGAGGTGGGAAAGTATCCAGTCATGGTGACCATAGAATTGGAATGATGCTTGCAATTGCCTCCTTAATTTGTAAGGACCAAGTAGAGTTAGAAGATCCCGAGGCCATCTCAGTTTCTTATCCGAATTTCTTTAATCATCTAAATAGCCTAAAAAACTAA